CTTTACCATGTCCCCAACTTCCTCGAACTGCTGGACTTAATCGGACAAAACCTAATTCAGCAAAAATTTGATAATTCCCATTATAGTAATTCCCCCCTCCATAGAATGAAGTAATTACTGCCCCCTTAATCTCTCCTTTGGGAATAATCACATAGGCTGGAATTTCCAATCCATCATAAGAAGGATAAGTAATATATTCATAAGAAGATTGAATTAATAGTTCAGCCCCTTTCTTAGAGAAAGAAAGATCAAACTCACAAACCCATTTAGAATTTGTTAACTTATATAGACTTCTCTTTGGAGTTTGCCGTGATGCGACTCTCCAATCCAAATAAAATCTTTATTATAAGTACTGAAAGAAATTTCTCCATCAAGAGTTAAGTCACAGTCTAATTGTCTTATTTGCCCAGGGAACTCTTCTTTGTAAGTAAGAATAGAAGTCTTGCCTTCATTAGGTCTTTTTATTGTAGAAATAAAATAGCGAATCCCTTCAGAAACATTATAATCAAAGCCATCTGTTAGGTAATTCACATTGGTAAGTTTTAAAACTTTCTTCTCTATAAAATCATAGTAGTATAAATTTTCATAACCGCTTTTATCGGAAACAAAGTAAAAACCTACTTCGGTATCAACCTCGTTTTCTAATAGGTAAAACAAACCACTTTCAAATTCCTTTGGAATAATTACTTCTTTTGTTCCTTCTTTAATATTAACTAATGAGAAATTATTATTTGTTCTTTCATTATTTCTATCAACATTAAGAATTAAATATTCTTTATTCTTCGAAGGAATCACTCTCCCCCATCCAACTCGGTACTCATCATCCTCATCGTTAATAATAAACTTACTTTCTCCATTACTAAGATCTAGAGAGTAAATATCATTTCTAAAAAGCCCTACTTCATTCTTCTGTCTTGAAGAAAAAAACGCAATCCCTTCATCAGTAATATGGATGCAAGCTGTATATTCATTACTTGTAATTTGATTTATTTCTTTGGTTTTAACATCAATAGAGAAAATATTAAAATTTTCTTGATTATCTCG
The sequence above is a segment of the Halobacteriovorax sp. JY17 genome. Coding sequences within it:
- a CDS encoding DPP IV N-terminal domain-containing protein translates to MEKHFTQKYLEAFPFSEFTSLEDSSKFLYMYEREGEKKLYLFDREKHSSLEEGELFSNIDFNMRSCRPLRVLNDKLYLISDRDNQENFNIFSIDVKTKEINQITSNEYTACIHITDEGIAFFSSRQKNEVGLFRNDIYSLDLSNGESKFIINDEDDEYRVGWGRVIPSKNKEYLILNVDRNNERTNNNFSLVNIKEGTKEVIIPKEFESGLFYLLENEVDTEVGFYFVSDKSGYENLYYYDFIEKKVLKLTNVNYLTDGFDYNVSEGIRYFISTIKRPNEGKTSILTYKEEFPGQIRQLDCDLTLDGEISFSTYNKDFIWIGESHHGKLQREVYIS